A genomic window from Pseudogulbenkiania sp. MAI-1 includes:
- a CDS encoding methyl-accepting chemotaxis protein: protein MILLNLRTGTKLLLSFAVLVCGFVGLLYLAQDSSRQIHEKGQTIDQLNRDLAGVKDLRVNFNVMRAELVTALIRGDRSQLDNLEQRLAERTREDRATLERLQASTADNPALAPLIGEIRQLWLGFIETRDQQMLPWLRAGRLEEARQIALGLQAGRAEQFRQLARRLDAAGERQLRQLSESSQELLARQRQLFLWAGGGLLLLTVLLAWLLTRSIARPLGELTRYAEQISAGELPKEIHFTARHDEVGRLGQSFAQMVANLRTLVQEMHEGIAVLAASSEEILSVASQVAAGAQETATAVSQIATTVDEVKQTAVMANGRARQVTEAAAHTRQVAQQGREAVQQSLESMALIRGQVSAVAESIMRLGEQSQTIGEIVATVNDLAEQSNLLGVNASIEAVKAGEAGKGFSVVAQEVKALAEQSKQATAQVRAILGDVQRAMTKAVLAAEQSGKAVEAGYERSQFSGEAIHTLTDSIDTSNDVALQISATSQQQLTGMDQVASAIDNIRQASQDNVAGTRQVDQAARNLHQLSLRLQQQASLFKL from the coding sequence ATGATCTTGTTGAACTTGCGCACCGGAACCAAGCTGTTGCTGAGCTTCGCCGTGCTGGTGTGTGGTTTTGTCGGCCTGCTGTACCTGGCGCAGGACAGCAGCCGGCAGATTCACGAGAAAGGTCAGACGATCGACCAGTTGAACCGCGACCTGGCCGGGGTGAAGGATTTGCGGGTCAATTTCAATGTCATGCGCGCGGAACTGGTCACCGCGCTGATTCGCGGCGACCGCAGCCAGCTCGACAACCTGGAGCAGCGCCTCGCCGAGCGAACCCGGGAAGACCGCGCTACCCTCGAGCGCTTGCAGGCCAGCACCGCCGACAACCCGGCCCTGGCACCGTTGATCGGCGAAATCCGCCAGTTGTGGCTGGGCTTCATCGAAACCCGCGACCAGCAGATGCTGCCGTGGCTGCGGGCCGGCCGGCTGGAAGAGGCGCGCCAGATTGCCTTGGGATTGCAGGCCGGGCGGGCCGAACAGTTTCGCCAGCTGGCGCGGCGGCTGGATGCGGCGGGCGAGCGGCAGTTGCGGCAGCTCAGCGAAAGCAGCCAGGAGTTGTTGGCGCGCCAGCGGCAGCTCTTCCTGTGGGCTGGGGGCGGGCTGCTGCTGTTGACGGTTCTGCTGGCGTGGCTGCTGACGCGCAGCATCGCCCGGCCGCTGGGGGAGCTGACCCGCTATGCGGAGCAGATCAGCGCCGGCGAGTTGCCCAAGGAGATTCACTTCACCGCCCGCCACGACGAGGTCGGCCGGCTCGGCCAGTCCTTCGCGCAGATGGTGGCCAATCTGAGGACGCTGGTGCAGGAAATGCACGAGGGCATCGCGGTGCTGGCGGCGTCCAGCGAGGAGATCCTCAGCGTGGCGAGCCAGGTGGCGGCCGGCGCGCAGGAAACCGCCACGGCGGTGAGCCAGATCGCCACCACGGTGGACGAGGTGAAGCAGACCGCCGTCATGGCCAACGGCCGGGCGCGCCAGGTGACCGAGGCGGCGGCGCACACCCGCCAGGTGGCGCAGCAGGGGCGCGAGGCGGTGCAGCAGAGCCTGGAGAGCATGGCGCTGATCCGCGGCCAGGTGAGCGCGGTGGCCGAGAGCATCATGCGGCTGGGCGAGCAGAGCCAGACCATCGGCGAGATCGTCGCCACCGTCAACGACCTGGCCGAGCAATCGAACCTGCTGGGGGTCAACGCCTCGATCGAGGCGGTCAAGGCGGGGGAGGCGGGCAAGGGGTTCTCGGTGGTGGCGCAGGAGGTCAAGGCGCTGGCCGAGCAGTCGAAGCAGGCCACGGCGCAGGTGCGGGCGATCCTGGGCGACGTGCAGCGGGCGATGACCAAGGCGGTGCTGGCGGCGGAGCAGAGCGGCAAGGCGGTGGAGGCAGGCTACGAGCGCTCACAGTTCAGCGGCGAGGCGATCCACACCCTGACCGACAGCATCGACACCTCGAACGACGTGGCGCTGCAGATCTCCGCCACCAGCCAGCAGCAGCTGACCGGCATGGATCAGGTGGCCAGCGCGATCGACAACATCCGCCAGGCGAGCCAGGACAACGTGGCAGGCACGCGCCAGGTCGACCAGGCGGCGCGCAACCTTCATCAACTGAGCCTGCGTCTGCAGCAGCAGGCCAGCCTGTTCAAGCTGTGA
- a CDS encoding chemotaxis protein CheW produces the protein MEIQLLPFMLQGERFALPLAQVRRVLPALKATPLPGAPPVVAGVVDLRGQLVTVIDLCARLGWPASPARLWAPWIWACTARRDLLLPVDTVLSVRSAVSEDWTPVASLAKVPGSVAGVLRSSDGLYLLHDLDTFLSAAEEQALERGLVEYGSSEAAV, from the coding sequence GTGGAAATCCAGTTGTTGCCGTTCATGCTGCAGGGGGAGCGTTTTGCGCTGCCGTTGGCCCAGGTGCGCCGTGTGCTGCCCGCGCTGAAGGCGACGCCGCTGCCGGGGGCTCCGCCGGTGGTGGCCGGCGTGGTGGATCTGCGCGGCCAGTTGGTGACGGTGATCGACCTGTGCGCCCGGCTGGGCTGGCCGGCATCGCCGGCACGGCTCTGGGCGCCGTGGATCTGGGCGTGCACGGCGCGTCGTGATCTGCTGCTGCCGGTCGACACGGTGCTGTCGGTCCGGAGCGCCGTCAGCGAGGACTGGACGCCGGTCGCCTCTCTCGCCAAGGTGCCGGGCAGCGTGGCGGGGGTGCTCCGCTCCAGCGACGGTCTCTATCTGCTGCACGATCTGGACACCTTTCTCTCCGCCGCCGAGGAGCAGGCGCTGGAACGGGGGCTGGTCGAGTATGGCTCATCCGAAGCGGCCGTCTGA
- a CDS encoding methyl-accepting chemotaxis protein, whose product MLLLNLRTGTKLLLAFAVVTGSFVGLLYLGQDSIRQMHEKGQAIDQLNRDIADVKDLRINVNTMRAEVMAVLIRGDGRLADMERDFQRRTEEDRATLARLQARAAASPTLAPLIAEIHQLWLAYVEFRDQQIVPRMRDGRLEEARQLATGQQAARVEEFRLLARRLDAIIERELRQLDDSSRALVERQQQLFLGIGGGLLLLTVLLAGLLTRSIARPLGELTRYAEQISVGELPGEIGFTGRHDEVGQLGQSFARMAGYLQRLADQAERLAAGELGGNMAAPCSERDLLGQSFMRMVANLRSLVQEMHEGIAVLAAASEEILSVASQVAAGAQETATAVTEIATTVDEVKQTAVMANGRARQVTEAAAHTRQVAQQGREAVQQSLESMAQIRGQVSAVAESIMRLGEQSQTIGEIVATVNDLAEQSNLLGVNASIEAVKAGEAGKGFSVVAQEVKALAEQSKQATAQVRAILGDVQRAMTKAVLAAEQSGKAVEAGYERSQFSGEAIHTLTDSIDTSNDVALQISATSQQQLTGMDQVASAIDNIRQASQDNVAGTRQVDQAARNLHQLGTRLKAVAGQFKL is encoded by the coding sequence ATGCTGCTATTGAACCTGCGTACCGGTACCAAGCTGCTGCTGGCCTTCGCCGTGGTGACCGGCAGCTTTGTCGGCCTGTTGTATCTGGGCCAGGACAGCATCCGGCAGATGCACGAGAAGGGACAGGCGATCGACCAGCTCAACCGCGACATCGCCGACGTCAAGGATCTGCGCATCAACGTCAATACCATGCGTGCGGAGGTGATGGCGGTCTTGATTCGCGGCGATGGTCGGCTGGCGGACATGGAGCGCGATTTCCAGCGCCGCACCGAGGAGGACCGGGCCACGCTGGCGCGGCTCCAGGCCCGCGCCGCGGCCTCTCCGACCCTCGCCCCGCTGATCGCCGAAATCCACCAGCTGTGGCTGGCCTACGTCGAATTCCGCGACCAGCAGATCGTGCCGCGGATGCGCGATGGCCGGCTGGAGGAGGCGCGCCAGCTCGCCACCGGCCAGCAGGCGGCAAGGGTGGAGGAGTTCCGCCTGCTGGCGCGCCGGCTCGATGCGATCATCGAGCGTGAGCTGCGGCAGCTCGACGACAGCAGCCGCGCCCTGGTGGAGCGTCAGCAGCAGCTTTTCCTCGGGATAGGCGGCGGATTGCTGCTGCTGACGGTCCTGCTGGCTGGGCTGCTGACGCGCAGCATCGCCAGGCCGCTCGGAGAGCTGACCCGCTACGCGGAGCAGATCAGCGTCGGCGAGTTGCCCGGTGAGATCGGTTTTACCGGGCGCCACGACGAGGTCGGGCAGCTTGGTCAGTCCTTCGCCCGCATGGCCGGCTATCTGCAGCGCTTGGCGGATCAGGCCGAACGGCTGGCGGCGGGCGAGTTGGGCGGCAACATGGCGGCTCCCTGTTCCGAGCGCGATCTGCTCGGCCAGTCCTTCATGCGCATGGTGGCCAATCTGCGCAGCCTGGTGCAGGAAATGCACGAGGGCATCGCGGTGCTGGCGGCGGCCAGCGAGGAAATCCTCAGCGTGGCGAGCCAGGTGGCGGCCGGCGCGCAGGAAACCGCCACGGCGGTGACCGAGATCGCCACCACGGTGGACGAGGTGAAGCAGACTGCCGTCATGGCCAACGGCCGGGCGCGCCAGGTGACCGAGGCGGCGGCGCACACCCGTCAGGTGGCGCAGCAGGGGCGCGAGGCGGTGCAGCAGAGCCTGGAGAGCATGGCGCAGATCCGCGGCCAGGTCAGCGCGGTGGCCGAGAGCATCATGCGGCTGGGCGAGCAGAGCCAGACCATCGGCGAGATCGTCGCCACCGTCAACGACCTGGCCGAGCAATCGAACCTGCTGGGGGTCAACGCTTCGATCGAGGCGGTCAAGGCGGGCGAGGCCGGCAAGGGCTTCTCGGTGGTGGCGCAGGAGGTCAAGGCGCTGGCGGAGCAGTCGAAGCAGGCCACGGCGCAGGTGCGGGCGATTCTTGGCGACGTGCAGCGGGCGATGACCAAGGCGGTGCTGGCGGCGGAGCAGAGCGGCAAGGCGGTGGAGGCAGGCTACGAGCGCTCACAGTTCAGCGGCGAGGCGATCCACACCCTGACCGACAGCATCGACACCTCGAACGACGTGGCGCTGCAGATCTCCGCCACCAGCCAGCAGCAGCTGACCGGGATGGACCAGGTGGCCAGCGCGATCGACAACATCCGCCAGGCGAGCCAGGACAACGTGGCGGGCACGCGCCAGGTCGACCAGGCGGCGCGCAACCTGCACCAGCTGGGTACCCGGCTCAAGGCCGTGGCGGGGCAGTTCAAGCTGTGA
- the earP gene encoding elongation factor P maturation arginine rhamnosyltransferase EarP — translation MPYRFSARHWDIFCTVIDNYGDIGVTWRLARQLRHEFGQTVRLWVDDLASFARLCPDLDPDLDEQERHGVTLRRWPTAFPDGIAAADVVIEAFGCQLPDSYLANMAARPVKPVWLNLEYLSAEDWVEGCHGLPSPHPRLPLTKYFFFPGFTERTGGLICEAGLLAERTRWQADAAAQAAYWQQLGVPPRAEGELRISLFSYATPAAGELLQAWAAGNRPVRVLVPVGKVLGDVAAIFGEETLQAGEVRQQGSLTVHVLPFTDQPGYDRLLWSCDLNIVRGEDSFVRAQWAARPLLWHIYFQDEDAHLVKLDAFLSHYGATLSDGACTALVATHHAWNRGQGMAEAWAALAPHLDELQGHAHGWPERALGPSDLATRLVQMVENTLQ, via the coding sequence ATGCCGTACCGCTTCTCCGCCCGTCATTGGGACATCTTCTGCACCGTCATCGACAATTACGGCGACATCGGCGTGACCTGGCGGCTGGCACGCCAGCTGCGGCACGAGTTCGGCCAGACGGTGCGGCTGTGGGTGGACGACCTGGCGAGCTTCGCCCGGCTCTGCCCCGACCTCGACCCGGATCTTGACGAACAAGAGCGGCACGGCGTGACCCTGCGCCGCTGGCCGACAGCGTTTCCGGACGGCATCGCCGCCGCCGACGTGGTGATCGAGGCCTTCGGCTGCCAGCTGCCTGATAGCTACCTCGCCAACATGGCGGCGCGGCCGGTCAAGCCAGTGTGGCTGAACCTGGAATACCTCAGCGCCGAAGACTGGGTGGAGGGCTGCCACGGCCTGCCCTCGCCGCACCCGCGCCTGCCGCTGACCAAGTATTTCTTCTTCCCCGGCTTCACCGAACGCACCGGCGGCCTGATCTGCGAGGCCGGTCTGCTGGCCGAACGCACGCGCTGGCAGGCAGATGCAGCGGCACAGGCCGCCTACTGGCAGCAACTCGGCGTACCGCCGCGAGCAGAAGGCGAACTGCGCATCAGCCTGTTCAGCTACGCCACCCCAGCCGCCGGCGAGCTGCTGCAGGCGTGGGCGGCAGGCAACCGCCCGGTACGCGTGCTGGTGCCGGTGGGCAAGGTGCTGGGCGACGTGGCGGCGATATTCGGGGAAGAGACGCTGCAGGCCGGTGAGGTACGGCAACAAGGCAGCCTCACCGTGCACGTGCTACCGTTCACCGACCAGCCCGGCTACGACCGCCTGCTGTGGTCGTGCGACCTCAACATCGTGCGCGGCGAGGACAGTTTCGTACGCGCGCAGTGGGCAGCCCGGCCGCTGCTCTGGCACATCTACTTCCAGGACGAGGACGCGCATCTGGTCAAGCTTGATGCGTTTTTGTCACACTACGGCGCTACCCTGTCCGACGGCGCCTGCACCGCGCTCGTCGCCACCCACCACGCCTGGAACCGTGGCCAAGGCATGGCCGAGGCGTGGGCCGCGCTGGCGCCGCACCTTGACGAACTGCAAGGGCATGCCCATGGGTGGCCCGAGCGCGCGCTGGGGCCGAGCGATCTGGCGACCCGGCTAGTGCAAATGGTTGAAAACACGCTACAATAG
- a CDS encoding CheR family methyltransferase produces MAHPKRPSDPPLLSAGPLLERLAVRIREELGLAFSGARRDDLARQLALAAHEQGGERPEQWLAELAARDWTPEQGQRLARYLTVGETYFLRDPSCFAAVRDTVLQPLVESRRGRQPQLRLWSAACCTGEEAYGLLFMVDELLGEERDAWRLELLASDLNPEFLARARRGVYGSYAFRQASPAWRARHFVAEGGQWRVAPAWRDRIRFFSQNLSHPDYPDAGRGLAELDLILCRNVLMYFAPEQAAAALGRLLACLAPDGVLLLSAVEAGIALEAGFTGSWLGDGYALRRQQPAATSPLRVPAPVVPLVAPHPRIPGGRPGPSPPPAPGPAGSRAALWAEALGALQAARYGDAVLLLERHLACPGLSTPEQLETCLKLAHACANGGRHEQAERWLAKACALGRLDVRPYWLLTLFRYEQGRLGEALDYLKKVRYLAPDFVLAPFFELQIRLCQGDGARAEQARRRCLELLAGQPDDAPVAEGGGLSVKQLRLQCLALGGHRLESTT; encoded by the coding sequence ATGGCTCATCCGAAGCGGCCGTCTGATCCCCCCTTGCTGTCGGCCGGCCCCTTGCTGGAGCGGCTGGCCGTACGCATCCGCGAGGAACTCGGGCTGGCGTTTTCAGGCGCACGGCGCGACGACCTGGCCCGCCAGCTTGCCCTGGCCGCGCATGAGCAGGGCGGGGAACGGCCGGAACAGTGGCTGGCCGAACTCGCCGCGCGCGACTGGACGCCGGAGCAAGGGCAACGGCTGGCGCGCTATCTGACCGTGGGGGAAACCTATTTCCTGCGCGATCCGTCCTGTTTCGCCGCCGTGCGTGACACGGTGCTGCAGCCACTGGTCGAGTCCCGGCGCGGGCGGCAGCCGCAATTGAGACTGTGGAGCGCCGCCTGCTGTACCGGCGAGGAGGCCTACGGTCTGCTGTTCATGGTCGACGAGCTGCTGGGTGAGGAGCGCGACGCGTGGCGGCTGGAATTGCTGGCCAGCGATCTCAACCCGGAATTCCTGGCCAGGGCGCGGCGTGGCGTGTACGGCAGCTACGCCTTTCGCCAGGCCAGCCCGGCCTGGCGCGCGCGCCACTTTGTCGCGGAAGGAGGGCAGTGGCGGGTGGCCCCGGCCTGGCGCGACCGCATCCGCTTTTTCAGCCAGAACCTGTCCCATCCCGATTACCCCGATGCCGGGCGCGGCCTGGCCGAGCTGGACCTGATCCTGTGCCGCAACGTACTGATGTACTTCGCTCCGGAGCAGGCGGCAGCGGCGTTGGGGCGGCTGCTGGCCTGCCTGGCGCCGGACGGAGTGCTGCTGCTGTCGGCGGTGGAGGCGGGGATCGCGCTAGAAGCAGGCTTTACCGGCTCCTGGCTGGGCGACGGCTATGCCTTGCGCCGGCAGCAGCCAGCCGCCACGTCGCCGCTGCGCGTTCCGGCGCCAGTGGTGCCGTTGGTGGCGCCGCATCCACGCATCCCGGGCGGCCGTCCTGGGCCATCGCCACCCCCCGCACCCGGACCGGCCGGCAGTCGTGCTGCGCTGTGGGCGGAGGCGCTCGGGGCGCTGCAGGCGGCACGCTACGGCGATGCGGTGCTGCTGCTGGAGCGCCATCTGGCCTGTCCCGGCTTGTCGACGCCTGAGCAACTGGAGACCTGCCTCAAACTCGCCCATGCCTGCGCCAATGGCGGCCGGCACGAACAGGCCGAGCGGTGGCTGGCGAAGGCATGCGCACTCGGCCGGCTTGACGTTCGGCCTTACTGGCTGCTGACCCTGTTCCGCTATGAACAGGGGCGGCTGGGCGAGGCGCTCGATTACCTGAAAAAGGTGCGCTATCTCGCCCCGGATTTCGTCCTGGCGCCTTTTTTCGAGCTGCAGATCCGTCTGTGCCAGGGCGACGGCGCGCGCGCCGAACAGGCCCGGCGGCGTTGCCTGGAACTGCTGGCGGGACAGCCGGACGACGCGCCGGTGGCGGAGGGCGGCGGCCTCAGCGTCAAGCAGTTGCGGCTGCAGTGCCTGGCGCTGGGGGGACATCGGCTGGAGAGCACGACATGA
- a CDS encoding response regulator, producing the protein MAIDREALRQRLLSSFREEAAERLAVLEHELLRWQQAPPQQESIETVFREVHSLKGAARAVGLTELERLSHAWETLLSALKRGQLEFQPPLTEISRDVLRLLQRAHAGESLAEAQYGELCRALEAVAAGEQPAPRIMVPPLPGMPASAPVEPPPPARGDSVRVPVQLFDAFLYHGEALTQSKLEAQALRQQLRAMQQDFQTLKQRRTSLAPLLRLLRENLADGAAPRPDTLHGLLDYLDWNQDQLDRLHFNSNQQARAGTHLAAGLAGLADGFAQGLHEVLQMPCQALLDGLLPVVDDLARQTGKRVRLQLPDTALQVDKRILDDLRTPLHHLVRNAIDHGIETPAARLAAGKAESGTLTVEIQQESGSHFLLRLRDDGGGIDAEQVKAKAVELGLLAASEAGLLDETQALSYIFESGLSTSRLLTDLSGRGLGLAIVREAVEKLGGRIGVQSRPGRGCEFSLRLPLSRSSFRAVLVRVAERLFGMPAQAVERTLRLPRSAVRRVENKATVSVDGQVLPLWSLAEVLGLPAAEEDGRDLHLLLVGTEGIRHVLQVDELLGDQEITLKSLGAQLKRVRNLLGATVLGDGTLVPVLHPQDLQRSALSCAGAAFASNLPERRRERQRILVAEDSFTSRGLLKALLETAGYEVQTANDGLDAWNALKQGQFDLLVSDIEMPRLDGFALTSKIRADRTLAELPVVLVTALQSAEDRAHGLDVGANAYLVKSGLEQDTLLDAVKRLL; encoded by the coding sequence ATGGCGATCGATCGTGAAGCCCTGCGCCAACGCCTGCTGAGCAGCTTCCGTGAGGAAGCGGCGGAGCGTCTGGCGGTGCTGGAGCATGAACTGCTGCGCTGGCAGCAGGCGCCGCCGCAGCAGGAATCGATCGAGACCGTGTTTCGCGAGGTGCACAGCCTGAAAGGGGCGGCGCGGGCCGTCGGGCTCACCGAGCTGGAACGGCTGAGCCACGCCTGGGAGACGCTGCTGTCGGCATTGAAGCGCGGTCAGCTGGAGTTTCAGCCGCCGCTCACCGAGATCTCGCGCGACGTCTTGCGCCTGCTGCAGCGCGCCCACGCCGGCGAGTCCCTGGCCGAGGCCCAGTACGGTGAGCTGTGCCGGGCGCTGGAAGCCGTCGCCGCCGGGGAGCAGCCGGCTCCGCGCATCATGGTGCCTCCGCTGCCGGGCATGCCGGCGAGTGCGCCGGTGGAACCGCCGCCCCCGGCGCGAGGCGACAGCGTGCGCGTGCCGGTGCAGCTGTTCGATGCCTTCCTCTACCACGGCGAGGCGCTGACCCAGAGCAAACTCGAGGCGCAGGCGCTGCGCCAGCAGTTGCGCGCCATGCAGCAGGATTTCCAGACCCTGAAACAGCGAAGGACTTCGCTCGCCCCGCTCTTGCGCCTGCTGCGCGAGAACCTGGCCGACGGCGCCGCGCCGCGTCCGGACACGCTGCATGGCCTGCTCGACTACCTGGACTGGAACCAGGACCAGCTAGACCGGCTGCACTTCAACAGCAACCAGCAGGCGCGGGCCGGCACCCATCTGGCGGCCGGCCTCGCCGGTCTGGCCGACGGCTTCGCCCAGGGCTTGCACGAGGTGCTGCAGATGCCGTGCCAGGCCCTGCTGGACGGCCTGTTGCCGGTGGTCGACGACCTGGCGCGCCAGACCGGCAAGCGGGTGCGGCTGCAACTGCCGGACACCGCCTTGCAGGTCGACAAGCGCATCCTGGACGATCTCAGGACCCCGCTGCACCACCTGGTGCGCAACGCCATCGATCACGGCATCGAGACGCCGGCGGCGCGGCTGGCGGCGGGCAAGGCCGAGAGCGGCACGCTGACGGTGGAGATCCAGCAGGAATCGGGCAGCCATTTCCTGCTGCGGCTGCGCGACGACGGCGGCGGCATCGACGCCGAGCAGGTGAAGGCCAAGGCGGTGGAGCTGGGCCTGCTGGCGGCGAGCGAGGCAGGGCTGCTGGACGAGACGCAGGCGCTGTCCTACATCTTCGAATCCGGGCTGTCGACCAGCCGGCTGTTGACCGACCTGTCCGGGCGCGGGCTGGGGCTTGCCATCGTGCGCGAGGCGGTGGAGAAGCTGGGTGGGCGCATCGGCGTGCAGTCCCGGCCGGGGCGCGGCTGCGAGTTCAGCCTGCGTTTGCCGCTCAGCCGCTCGTCGTTCCGCGCCGTGCTGGTGCGGGTCGCCGAGCGCCTGTTCGGCATGCCGGCGCAGGCGGTGGAGCGCACCCTGCGGCTGCCGCGCAGCGCCGTGCGGCGGGTGGAGAACAAGGCCACGGTCAGCGTCGACGGCCAGGTGCTGCCGCTGTGGTCGCTGGCCGAAGTGCTCGGCCTGCCGGCGGCCGAGGAGGACGGGCGCGACCTGCACCTGTTGCTGGTGGGCACCGAAGGGATACGGCATGTGCTGCAGGTCGACGAATTGCTGGGGGATCAGGAAATCACGTTGAAGTCGCTGGGGGCGCAGCTCAAGCGGGTGCGCAACCTGCTTGGTGCCACGGTGCTGGGCGACGGCACCCTGGTGCCGGTGCTGCACCCGCAGGACTTGCAGCGCAGCGCCCTGTCCTGCGCCGGTGCGGCCTTCGCCAGCAACCTGCCGGAGCGCCGCAGGGAACGGCAACGCATCCTGGTGGCCGAGGATTCGTTTACCTCGCGCGGCCTGTTGAAGGCGCTGTTGGAGACTGCCGGCTACGAGGTGCAGACCGCCAACGACGGGCTGGACGCCTGGAACGCCCTCAAGCAGGGGCAGTTCGATCTCTTGGTGTCCGACATCGAAATGCCGCGGTTGGACGGTTTCGCCCTGACCAGCAAGATCCGCGCCGACCGCACCCTGGCCGAGCTGCCGGTGGTGCTGGTCACCGCCTTGCAGTCGGCGGAGGACCGGGCCCATGGCCTAGATGTCGGCGCCAACGCCTATTTGGTGAAGAGCGGGCTGGAGCAAGATACGTTGCTCGACGCGGTGAAGCGCCTGCTGTAG
- a CDS encoding chemotaxis protein CheW, whose translation MNDGDTTSPVAGGIEWSSVYAQLQSLESQLASSIEGDAAACEHRLRQRTASWAAREQAADPDPPFEVLAFSLGEESYGIAPHYVVEVAPLRQFTPLPGTPPFVLGIVNLRGRIVSVLDLRVLFEIPKRGLSERNHLVLLQHGGMEFGVLADRILGMQWVSPHTLQPALANLAGIRQAYLQGVTPEQWVILDGARLLGDEQLLVEYNS comes from the coding sequence ATGAACGATGGCGATACGACCTCCCCGGTGGCAGGCGGCATCGAGTGGTCCAGCGTCTATGCCCAGCTGCAGAGCCTGGAGAGCCAACTGGCCAGCAGCATCGAGGGCGATGCGGCGGCCTGCGAGCACAGGCTGCGCCAGCGCACGGCCAGTTGGGCCGCGCGGGAGCAGGCGGCGGACCCCGATCCGCCGTTCGAGGTGCTGGCGTTCTCGCTGGGAGAGGAGAGCTACGGCATCGCGCCGCATTACGTCGTCGAGGTGGCGCCGTTGCGCCAGTTCACCCCGCTGCCGGGGACGCCGCCGTTCGTGCTCGGCATCGTCAACCTGCGCGGGAGGATCGTGTCGGTGCTCGATTTGCGCGTGCTGTTCGAGATTCCCAAGCGTGGTTTGTCGGAGCGCAATCACCTGGTGCTGCTGCAGCATGGCGGCATGGAGTTCGGCGTGCTGGCCGACCGCATCCTCGGCATGCAATGGGTCTCGCCACATACCTTGCAGCCGGCGCTGGCCAATCTGGCCGGCATCCGCCAGGCCTACCTGCAAGGGGTCACACCCGAGCAATGGGTCATCCTGGATGGCGCCAGGCTGCTGGGGGACGAACAATTGCTGGTGGAGTACAACTCCTAG